In Streptomyces sp. NBC_00344, the genomic window ACCGTGGAGCGGGAACTGCTGCCGCGCACCATGGTGGCAGCCGAGTGGATGGAGCCCGGACTGCTCGCCGTGGCACGCGAATACACCGACAGGTACGGACCTTCGGCGCCCGGGTCCCACTGAGACCGGCGGGCGGCGCCCGCCGGGCCGAGGTGCTTTGCGGCGGTTCGCGGCGGTCGGCGAGCGGCAGCGGGGCGGGCACATCGCCGGCCACGCGGGCGGTCGTCAGGGCGGTCACCGGGGGCACTAACGTTCCGCCCATGACGACAGCACTGATCACGGGGTCGACAGCGGGAATCGGAGCCGCCTTCGCGCGGCGGCTGGCCAGGGACGGGCACAACCTCGTGCTGGTGGCCCGGGACACGGAGCGACTGCAGAGCCAGGCCACCGAACTGCACGATCTGCACGGTATCGAGGCGGAGGTGCTGACCGCCGATCTGGCCACCGATGAGGGGATCGCGGCCGTCGAGAAGCGGCTCTCGGACACCAGGAACGTCGTCGATCTGCTGATCAACAACGCCGGGTTCGGCAACAAGGGCCGCTTCCTGGACGTCCCGATGGCGGACGAGCTGAAGATGCTCCGGGTGCACTGCGAGGCGGTACTGCGGCTGACGGCGGCAGCGGTCGCCGGAATGCGCTCGCGCGGGCGCGGCGGAGTGGTGAATGTGGCATCGGTGGCAGCGTTCCTGCCACGCGGCACGTACGGGGCCTCGAAGGCATGGGTCGTGCAGTTCACCCAGGGTGCGGCGAAGGATCTGCAGGGGTCCGGGGTGCGGATGATGGCGCTGTGCCCCGGGTTCGTCCGTACGGAATTCCACCAGCGGGCCGGTATGGGCACCGGCAACATTCCCGGCTGGATGTGGCTGGACGCCGACAAGCTGGTGGCGGCGGCGCTGGGGGATCTGGCGCGGGGGAAGTCGCTGTCCATCCCGGACCCCAGGTACAAGGCGCTGATGGGCGCGGTGAAGCTGGCGCCTCGCGGGCTGCTCGGAGGGATCAGCTCCAGGACAGGCCGCAAGTACGGGCCTCAGTAGCGCGTGCGGGGTGACGCCCCACATGAGCTGATCTCTCCCGGATACCTCACTAAACTGGGACCATCCCACCCAGAACGCGAGGCCGGGAGAGACCATGAAGTTCATACAGGTGATCGACTGCAAGACTGAGCGGTTCGACGACATGGACCGCCTCATGGATCAGTGGGTCGAACAGACCAAGGGCAGACGGACCGCCACCCACAGCCTGATCGGCAAGGACCGTTCCGACGGAGCGCACTACGTCGAGATCGTCGAATTCCCGTCGTACGAGGACGCGGTGGCGAACTCCAAGCTGCCGGAGACCGACCGGATCTTCCAGGAGATGGTGGAGCTCTGCGACGGGATGCCCACCTTCACCGACCTCGATGTGGTCCGCGACGAGCAGTTGCACCAGGAGATGTCCCGCCGGTTCTTCCACGAGGTGGCCGTCGGAGGCAACCTCGACGCCATCGACGAGCTGTTCGCGGCCGACTACGCCGACCACGACATCGCGAAGGGGGAGGACACCGTGATCGGGTCCGACGGCATCCGGGGCGATGTCAGCGGATGGCGTGCCGCCTTCGACTTCACCTTCAGCCTGGACAGGCAGATCTGCGAGGGTGATGACGTCGTGACGCTGTGGACCTGGAACGGCACCCACAAGGGTGACTTCATGGGTATGGCGCCCACGGGCAAGCAGTGCGCCATGACGGGCACCACGATCTTCCGGTTCAAGGACGGCAGGATTCAGGAAGGCTGGTGGCACGAGGACATCATGGGGCTGATGCGCCAGTTGGGCGGTGTGTGAGAAACAGCGGCGTCCGCCCCGCCCGGAGGGCGGGGCAGCCGGGACTTCTCAGCCACGGCCCGGGCGCGGTCGGCTGAACGCCGGAAGGCCCGAGCCCCCACCGCTGGGCGGTGGGAACAGGGGCCTTCTGCGGCTGTTGGCCGTGCGGTTACGCGTCAGTGCGAGTGACCGTGACCGTGACCCGCCTCGGGCTCCTCCTCCGCCGGCTTCTCGACGACCAGAGTCTCGGTCGTGAGCAGCAGCGAAGCGATGGACGCGGCGTTCTCCAGCGCGGAACGGGTGACCTTGACCGGGTCGATGACGCCGGCCTTCACCAGGTCGCCGTACTCGCCGGTCGCGGCGTTGAAGCCCTCGCCCTTGCTGAGTTCGGCAACCTTCGCGGTGATGACGTAGCCCTCGAGGCCGGCGTTCTCCGCGATCCAGCGCAGCGGCTCGACGGCGGCGCGGCGGACGACGGCGACACCGGTGGCCTCGTCACCCGTCTTGCCGAGGGATCCCTCGAGAACCTTCGCGGCGTGCACCAGAGCGGAGCCACCACCGGAGACGATGCCCTCCTCGACCGCGGCGCGGGTCGCGGAGATGGCGTCCTCCAGACGGTGCTTCTTCTCCTTGAGCTCCACCTCGGTGGCGGCACCGACACGGATCACACACACACCGCCGGCCAGCTTCGCGAGGCGCTCCTGGAGCTTCTCGCGGTCCCAGTCGGAGTCCGTGGACTCGATCTCGGCCTTGATCTGGTTGACGCGGCCCTGGACCTCGTCGGACTTGCCACCGCCGTCGACGATGACCGTGTCGTCCTTGGTGATCGTGACGCGGCGGGCGGAGCCCAGTACGTCAAGACCGGCCTGGTCGAGCTTGAGGCCGACCTCCTCGGCGATGACCGTGGCACCGGTGAGGGTGGCCATGTCGCCGAGCATCGCCTTGCGGCGGTCGCCGAAGCCGGGGGCCTTGACCGCGACCGCGTTGAAGGTGCCGCGGATCTTGTTCACGACCAGGGTCGAAAGGGCCTCGCCCTCGACGTCCTCGGCGATGATCAGCAACGGCTTGGAGCTGCCGCCCTGGATGACCTTCTCCAGGAGCGGAAGCAGGTCCTGGATGGAGCCGATCTTGCCCTGGTGGATCAGGATGTACGGGTCGTCGAGAACGGCCTCCATACGCTCCTGGTCGGTCACCATGTACGGCGAGAGGTAACCCTTGTCGAAGGCCATGCCCTCGGTG contains:
- a CDS encoding SDR family NAD(P)-dependent oxidoreductase, which codes for MTTALITGSTAGIGAAFARRLARDGHNLVLVARDTERLQSQATELHDLHGIEAEVLTADLATDEGIAAVEKRLSDTRNVVDLLINNAGFGNKGRFLDVPMADELKMLRVHCEAVLRLTAAAVAGMRSRGRGGVVNVASVAAFLPRGTYGASKAWVVQFTQGAAKDLQGSGVRMMALCPGFVRTEFHQRAGMGTGNIPGWMWLDADKLVAAALGDLARGKSLSIPDPRYKALMGAVKLAPRGLLGGISSRTGRKYGPQ
- a CDS encoding ester cyclase, whose amino-acid sequence is MKFIQVIDCKTERFDDMDRLMDQWVEQTKGRRTATHSLIGKDRSDGAHYVEIVEFPSYEDAVANSKLPETDRIFQEMVELCDGMPTFTDLDVVRDEQLHQEMSRRFFHEVAVGGNLDAIDELFAADYADHDIAKGEDTVIGSDGIRGDVSGWRAAFDFTFSLDRQICEGDDVVTLWTWNGTHKGDFMGMAPTGKQCAMTGTTIFRFKDGRIQEGWWHEDIMGLMRQLGGV
- the groL gene encoding chaperonin GroEL (60 kDa chaperone family; promotes refolding of misfolded polypeptides especially under stressful conditions; forms two stacked rings of heptamers to form a barrel-shaped 14mer; ends can be capped by GroES; misfolded proteins enter the barrel where they are refolded when GroES binds), with protein sequence MAKILKFDEDARRALERGVNKLADTVKVTIGPKGRNVVIDKKFGAPTITNDGVTIAREVELDDPYENLGAQLVKEVATKTNDIAGDGTTTATVLAQALVREGLRNVAAGASPASLKKGIDAAVRAVSDELLATARPIDDKSDIAAVAALSAQDKQVGELIAEAMDKVGKDGVITVEESNTFGLDLEFTEGMAFDKGYLSPYMVTDQERMEAVLDDPYILIHQGKIGSIQDLLPLLEKVIQGGSSKPLLIIAEDVEGEALSTLVVNKIRGTFNAVAVKAPGFGDRRKAMLGDMATLTGATVIAEEVGLKLDQAGLDVLGSARRVTITKDDTVIVDGGGKSDEVQGRVNQIKAEIESTDSDWDREKLQERLAKLAGGVCVIRVGAATEVELKEKKHRLEDAISATRAAVEEGIVSGGGSALVHAAKVLEGSLGKTGDEATGVAVVRRAAVEPLRWIAENAGLEGYVITAKVAELSKGEGFNAATGEYGDLVKAGVIDPVKVTRSALENAASIASLLLTTETLVVEKPAEEEPEAGHGHGHSH